Proteins encoded together in one Terriglobus saanensis SP1PR4 window:
- a CDS encoding polysaccharide biosynthesis/export family protein codes for MLSPRPVEQRVIGWMLLVLVVLGLSPDVALGQLGVPQTAPSQSVPNQTAPGFGYSEHGGMALQDDLGIAPGDVLTLTVFDTPEFTGPIRVANDGTIQLPLVGKVTIAGLTTSAAAELIRNLLIKGDFMKDPQVILSFTDFGNHSAVVLGEVSRPGSVPLTGNRTLYEVIAGAGGAAVTAGDTVTIVHAGAQQATETYTMHWDRPLQGQPNPLVRSGDTVQVSRAGIIYIVGKVAKSGGYPINHEKITVAQAIVWAGGIQSLSKASHARLVRQTPNGRVVTELNLPDIVNGKLPDVPMQDNDLLYVPTSLTKTAIARGLEAAITITSALVIYKNQGTH; via the coding sequence ATGCTTAGTCCTCGACCCGTAGAGCAAAGAGTCATCGGTTGGATGTTGTTGGTCCTGGTCGTATTGGGTCTTAGTCCTGATGTGGCGCTAGGCCAGTTGGGCGTCCCCCAGACAGCACCCAGTCAATCAGTCCCGAATCAAACAGCACCAGGCTTCGGTTATTCAGAGCACGGTGGTATGGCCTTGCAGGACGATCTGGGTATCGCTCCCGGAGATGTGCTGACTTTGACTGTCTTCGATACACCTGAGTTCACCGGGCCGATTCGAGTGGCGAACGATGGCACGATTCAGTTACCGCTCGTCGGTAAGGTTACGATCGCCGGTCTGACTACTTCGGCTGCGGCCGAGCTCATTCGAAATTTGCTCATCAAAGGGGATTTTATGAAAGATCCCCAGGTGATTCTGAGTTTCACTGATTTTGGTAATCACAGTGCTGTTGTACTAGGTGAAGTATCGAGGCCGGGCTCTGTACCGCTCACTGGAAACCGTACTCTGTACGAGGTAATTGCCGGAGCAGGAGGCGCTGCTGTCACTGCCGGCGACACTGTGACGATCGTTCATGCAGGTGCTCAGCAGGCCACGGAGACGTATACGATGCACTGGGATCGCCCTCTCCAGGGCCAGCCAAATCCACTGGTTCGATCTGGCGATACCGTTCAGGTATCTCGGGCGGGCATTATCTATATTGTTGGCAAGGTGGCGAAGTCGGGTGGCTATCCGATCAATCACGAGAAGATCACTGTTGCGCAGGCGATCGTCTGGGCGGGCGGCATCCAATCCCTATCGAAGGCGTCCCATGCTCGCCTGGTAAGGCAGACCCCCAACGGTCGAGTAGTCACAGAGCTTAATCTGCCCGATATCGTCAACGGTAAGTTACCTGACGTGCCGATGCAGGATAACGATCTTCTCTACGTTCCCACCAGCCTC
- a CDS encoding GumC family protein has translation MKNPGIPDEVAARSSFSAVGLPEIYRLLKRRKWLVLLIFLVFVAASALYTLRLPKRYEALCKIDIDLSTPKSVLALDSQSTASVATEQKMATQLSILESQSIAWKVIEELKLDANPVFSGITSSATPKPLNSLTDQERYSLIRRFQSGLGVQLERGTEIVQIRYKSTNPALAATIANTVAAKYIQRNFETKYNTTHETSAWLQDQLETLRHQVDADQKNFEEFQERTGLLQTGEGHNAIVDRLSQLNSDLSKAQADRIMKEVTFRESMVSDADQIVPTTTFPGLTSLRAQKITLESQYASLSSKYGDSYPRVAQIKSELAEVNRTITTELRRGRNQLELEYKLASENENKLRAATEAQKQQIFSMNEDALHYSILQGQVASGRALYQDLTRKLQEAQITSGLSSDTISVIDPALTPNIPSEPRRALNMEAGALLGLVVAFAVVFLIENANATIRTGEDIYRYSGLPLLSIVPHLSPAQRNMKLGKKEVAGTADSLGLEPRVLQFPQSHFAESFRVLRSALLLSHAGNPPQLIVICSAWTKEGKSTITINLATVLAQMNRKVLLVDADLRRPSLHHKLGLPKTEKGLSNLLAVSQSPPLVEYLHPAAVFPGLDFLPAGPLPPSSSELLMSPRMSELFEEWRKAYDFIVVDTAPLLAVSDTTALVATADTTVVVVRDDATRKQSLQAVRDTIVSVRGRVAGVVLNDVKTSSEAYYAYYGNQDGGAAYYAEAENA, from the coding sequence TTGAAGAATCCAGGGATCCCCGATGAAGTGGCGGCACGGTCGTCGTTTAGTGCCGTAGGCTTGCCAGAAATTTACCGGTTGCTCAAGCGTCGAAAGTGGTTGGTTCTTCTGATTTTCCTGGTCTTTGTGGCGGCTTCAGCGTTGTATACCTTGCGTCTGCCCAAGAGATACGAGGCTCTTTGTAAGATCGATATCGATCTCAGTACACCGAAGAGCGTGCTTGCTCTCGATTCGCAGTCGACTGCATCCGTTGCCACGGAGCAGAAGATGGCAACTCAACTTTCAATTCTGGAAAGTCAATCCATCGCGTGGAAAGTTATTGAAGAGTTAAAACTAGATGCAAATCCAGTATTTTCTGGAATTACTTCAAGTGCAACTCCGAAGCCACTTAACTCTCTGACGGATCAGGAGCGATATTCACTGATTCGACGTTTTCAGAGTGGACTTGGAGTTCAGTTAGAGCGCGGGACCGAAATTGTCCAGATTCGGTATAAAAGTACCAATCCTGCTTTGGCAGCAACCATTGCGAATACAGTTGCTGCCAAATACATTCAGAGAAATTTCGAGACAAAATATAACACCACGCATGAAACTTCGGCGTGGCTTCAGGATCAACTTGAAACGCTTCGGCATCAGGTTGATGCAGATCAGAAGAATTTTGAAGAATTCCAAGAGCGAACCGGATTGCTTCAGACCGGCGAAGGCCATAATGCCATCGTGGATAGGCTCTCTCAGCTGAATAGCGACTTGTCTAAGGCGCAGGCGGACCGGATCATGAAGGAGGTTACTTTCCGGGAAAGCATGGTTTCCGATGCCGATCAAATCGTGCCAACGACTACTTTTCCTGGACTCACTTCGCTTCGTGCACAGAAGATAACCCTGGAATCGCAATATGCTTCGCTTAGTTCGAAGTATGGAGACTCTTATCCTCGCGTTGCTCAAATCAAGAGCGAACTGGCCGAGGTAAACCGCACGATTACAACCGAGTTGCGGCGCGGAAGAAATCAGCTTGAGCTCGAGTACAAGTTAGCTTCGGAAAACGAGAATAAGCTAAGGGCGGCCACGGAAGCGCAGAAGCAGCAGATTTTTTCCATGAACGAGGATGCTCTTCATTACAGCATCCTGCAGGGGCAAGTGGCTTCAGGGAGAGCGCTGTATCAGGACTTGACGCGCAAACTTCAGGAGGCGCAGATCACTTCGGGCTTAAGCTCCGACACGATCTCCGTGATCGACCCGGCACTGACTCCCAATATCCCTTCAGAGCCTAGACGCGCTTTGAACATGGAAGCTGGAGCTCTTCTGGGCCTGGTGGTTGCTTTTGCGGTGGTGTTTCTCATTGAGAATGCGAATGCAACGATTCGCACGGGCGAAGACATTTATCGCTACTCGGGTCTCCCGTTGCTCAGCATCGTTCCCCATCTCTCTCCGGCTCAGCGAAATATGAAGCTTGGGAAGAAGGAAGTTGCAGGCACAGCCGATAGTCTTGGACTGGAGCCACGAGTCCTTCAATTCCCGCAATCCCATTTTGCAGAGTCTTTTCGAGTGCTTCGATCTGCGCTGCTTTTGAGTCATGCGGGAAATCCTCCGCAGCTTATCGTGATCTGCAGTGCGTGGACGAAAGAAGGTAAGAGCACCATTACGATCAATTTGGCTACGGTGCTTGCCCAGATGAATCGTAAAGTCCTTCTTGTGGATGCCGATCTTCGAAGACCCAGTCTTCATCACAAGCTCGGCCTGCCTAAGACGGAGAAGGGTCTCAGTAACCTTCTCGCGGTTTCTCAAAGCCCGCCATTGGTGGAATATTTGCATCCTGCCGCCGTCTTCCCGGGATTGGATTTTCTTCCTGCCGGACCTCTTCCGCCTTCCTCTTCAGAGCTTCTGATGTCGCCTCGAATGTCCGAGCTCTTTGAAGAGTGGAGAAAAGCCTACGACTTCATCGTTGTGGATACGGCGCCCTTGCTCGCGGTAAGTGATACGACGGCCCTTGTGGCTACGGCTGACACTACGGTGGTTGTGGTGCGAGATGACGCAACGCGTAAGCAATCCCTGCAAGCTGTTCGCGACACCATTGTTTCCGTCCGAGGAAGAGTGGCGGGCGTTGTTCTCAACGATGTTAAGACTTCTTCGGAGGCATACTATGCCTACTACGGAAATCAAGACGGCGGCGCTGCGTATTATGCGGAGGCAGAGAATGCTTAG
- a CDS encoding glycosyltransferase family 4 protein, with amino-acid sequence MTPSVDDVWKTLDLRLASYAAKESGPDLSVYAYEDGAFHTFSSPHAFQRVYELPIGYWRAMHHLLEEERELQPEWSATLKGLADGQEKLERKDLELQMADAIFVPSDFVLSTLPQKFARKGTVVPYGCPEAYSEEVAGVSRSSSSNEPLKVLFCGSLGQRKGLSYLFESVARLGSHVELTVVGSPVAPCRPLEAGLSKVKWISSLPHTELLALMRHHDVFVFPTLFEGRALVVLEALSQGLPVITTQNSGTTDVVLHGKTGYVIPIRSVEGIEKALEELARDRELLRYMSNEALKVARQTNWLSYRRKLLEAMRNSENSQVNKPIVM; translated from the coding sequence GTGACCCCAAGCGTCGATGATGTCTGGAAGACGTTAGATTTACGGCTTGCTTCGTATGCCGCAAAAGAGAGTGGCCCCGATCTTTCGGTGTATGCCTATGAAGATGGAGCGTTCCATACCTTCTCATCTCCTCACGCATTTCAACGGGTCTATGAGTTGCCCATCGGATATTGGCGAGCGATGCATCATCTGCTGGAGGAAGAGCGAGAGTTGCAACCGGAGTGGTCTGCGACTTTGAAGGGACTGGCAGATGGTCAGGAGAAGCTGGAGCGAAAAGATCTTGAGCTGCAGATGGCTGACGCGATCTTTGTGCCGAGTGATTTCGTTCTATCCACGCTTCCCCAGAAGTTCGCGCGAAAAGGCACTGTCGTGCCGTATGGGTGTCCGGAGGCGTATTCCGAGGAGGTCGCAGGTGTCTCCAGGAGCTCCTCTTCGAACGAGCCGCTGAAGGTGCTCTTCTGTGGTTCGCTGGGGCAACGAAAGGGGCTGTCCTACCTCTTCGAATCTGTCGCGCGACTTGGGAGTCACGTAGAGCTTACTGTCGTTGGGTCTCCTGTCGCGCCATGCAGGCCGCTTGAGGCTGGCTTGTCGAAGGTGAAGTGGATCTCGTCTCTGCCTCATACGGAGCTGCTGGCCCTGATGCGGCATCACGATGTGTTTGTTTTCCCAACCTTGTTTGAGGGCCGAGCTCTTGTGGTTCTGGAAGCGCTCTCGCAAGGCTTGCCCGTGATCACGACGCAGAACAGTGGGACCACTGATGTGGTTCTTCATGGCAAGACGGGGTATGTTATTCCTATCCGTTCCGTGGAAGGGATCGAAAAGGCCCTCGAAGAGTTGGCCAGAGATAGGGAGTTGCTCCGATATATGAGTAATGAGGCACTGAAAGTTGCTCGACAGACCAACTGGCTAAGCTATCGCCGGAAATTGCTGGAAGCTATGCGAAATTCGGAAAATTCCCAAGTAAATAAACCGATAGTAATGTGA
- a CDS encoding glycosyltransferase family 4 protein yields MKVLLIGNYASDRQESMLRFGNLLQRELESRGHEVTLLQPPERLGSTTLLGSGMRKWFGYVDKFLLFPRQLRRVKRQFEVVHICDHSNAMYVKHLQDRPHVVTCHDMLAIKSAAGEVPENPTSFSGRVFQRLILSGIKQAQNVVCVSEATRNDLARISGRAPSKIAVIYNGLNYPYTPMPAEEARRQLKNLGLQTSQPYFVHIGGTVWYKNKLGLLKIYASLREYPEFKQHRLLLLGKPLSSVLVDFVRESGLEPFVDKKSNVSNEDLRAAYSLSEGLIFPSLQEGFGWPVLEAQASGCCVFTTNRKPMTEVGGDAAVYFDPSDVPGAARAIKDALQEKAAMQLRGLANAQKFSTERMIEQYVAEYSLAIQQQQTSPSLKKLRS; encoded by the coding sequence GTGAAAGTACTGCTCATCGGAAACTACGCCAGCGATCGTCAGGAGAGCATGCTGCGGTTTGGCAATCTGCTGCAACGCGAGCTGGAGAGTCGCGGACACGAGGTCACTCTGCTTCAACCTCCGGAGCGCTTGGGTTCCACCACTCTCCTCGGTTCTGGCATGCGCAAATGGTTTGGATATGTCGATAAGTTCCTGCTCTTCCCCAGGCAGCTCCGACGCGTCAAGCGGCAATTCGAAGTAGTACACATCTGCGACCACTCCAATGCAATGTACGTGAAGCATTTGCAGGATCGTCCGCACGTAGTCACTTGTCACGACATGCTCGCAATCAAGAGTGCGGCAGGCGAGGTCCCTGAAAACCCAACCAGCTTTTCCGGCCGCGTCTTTCAGCGACTCATTCTCTCCGGTATCAAGCAGGCGCAGAACGTGGTATGCGTTTCGGAAGCAACAAGGAACGACCTCGCTCGCATCAGCGGTCGCGCCCCCTCAAAGATCGCGGTCATCTACAACGGTCTGAACTATCCCTACACCCCAATGCCCGCCGAAGAAGCGCGCAGGCAGTTGAAGAACCTAGGATTACAAACCTCGCAGCCCTACTTCGTACATATCGGCGGCACGGTCTGGTACAAGAATAAGCTCGGCCTACTCAAGATTTATGCGAGCTTGCGGGAATATCCTGAGTTCAAGCAACATCGCCTCCTGCTTCTCGGCAAGCCTCTCTCTTCCGTGCTCGTCGACTTTGTTCGAGAGTCCGGCCTCGAGCCTTTCGTCGATAAGAAGTCCAACGTGAGCAATGAAGATCTTCGGGCCGCCTACTCTTTGTCCGAAGGCCTCATCTTCCCGTCACTGCAGGAAGGATTTGGCTGGCCTGTCCTCGAAGCCCAGGCCTCCGGCTGCTGCGTCTTTACGACCAACCGCAAGCCGATGACAGAGGTAGGAGGAGATGCTGCCGTCTACTTCGATCCCTCGGACGTACCCGGGGCAGCCCGAGCCATCAAAGACGCTCTACAGGAAAAAGCGGCTATGCAACTTCGTGGTCTTGCGAACGCGCAAAAATTCAGCACGGAGCGGATGATCGAACAGTACGTCGCAGAGTATTCGCTTGCAATCCAGCAACAGCAGACTTCCCCTTCTCTGAAAAAATTACGTTCCTGA
- a CDS encoding acyltransferase family protein produces the protein MSTYSLSNISTPEQKVPQKFSEKKPHIGKPNGYLPTLDGWRAIAILLVLLFHAKTYVIGPFSTRFISHFGLFGVYLFFGISGLLICTRLLEEERMTGSLHLKGFYIRRTLRIMPAAFLYLGAVALLMHSAILPVSWTSIAASVFFVRNYVDPGGVASYSTAHFWSLSVEEHFYLFLPSFLLYVRRYRAATLCVLAVASITWALLRQHGLGGGSSSSNPWGTASICFFLLLPAALAIGLQKTAVRAWAVRFLQPSIIVPISIGVLALLPAKSPVIALLPAAMLAATVLHPQSWISRVLELGIFRFAGKISFGLYLWQQVIFNGRYDPENAPFGIAHNFPYNFLLVGCLATASYYLLEKPCMRLGHRLAKPVVPGRPELA, from the coding sequence GTGAGCACTTATTCTTTATCCAATATCAGCACTCCGGAGCAAAAGGTGCCGCAGAAATTTTCTGAAAAGAAACCTCATATCGGCAAGCCCAACGGCTATTTGCCCACACTGGATGGCTGGAGGGCGATTGCGATCCTTCTCGTTCTGCTCTTTCATGCGAAAACGTATGTGATCGGCCCGTTCAGCACGCGCTTTATCAGTCACTTTGGACTATTTGGCGTGTACCTCTTTTTCGGAATCAGTGGCCTCCTAATCTGCACACGTCTTCTTGAAGAAGAGAGGATGACAGGATCGCTGCACCTTAAAGGCTTCTATATCCGCCGCACGCTGCGAATCATGCCAGCAGCATTCCTGTACTTAGGTGCGGTAGCGCTGCTCATGCACTCGGCGATACTTCCAGTAAGTTGGACGTCCATAGCAGCCTCTGTTTTTTTCGTACGCAATTATGTAGATCCAGGTGGAGTCGCATCTTACTCCACTGCCCATTTCTGGTCTCTTTCCGTGGAGGAGCACTTCTACTTATTTCTACCCTCCTTTCTGCTTTATGTTCGGAGATACCGTGCTGCGACTCTGTGCGTCCTCGCGGTGGCTTCGATCACCTGGGCTCTTCTTCGGCAACATGGCCTGGGCGGAGGATCTTCATCCAGCAATCCCTGGGGAACTGCTTCGATTTGTTTCTTCCTGTTGTTGCCTGCCGCTCTGGCCATTGGCCTACAGAAGACCGCAGTAAGGGCCTGGGCAGTTCGGTTCCTGCAGCCTTCGATCATCGTGCCGATATCCATCGGGGTTCTTGCACTTCTGCCAGCCAAGTCTCCGGTGATCGCTCTGCTCCCCGCCGCCATGCTCGCCGCGACAGTTCTTCATCCACAAAGCTGGATCAGCCGTGTTCTCGAATTGGGCATTTTCAGATTCGCAGGAAAGATCTCCTTTGGGCTATACCTTTGGCAGCAAGTAATCTTCAACGGTCGCTACGACCCGGAAAATGCACCCTTCGGGATAGCTCATAACTTTCCTTATAACTTCTTGCTGGTCGGTTGCCTCGCGACCGCGAGCTATTACCTCTTGGAGAAACCCTGCATGCGTCTTGGTCACAGACTGGCGAAGCCCGTCGTGCCCGGAAGACCTGAGCTCGCTTAG
- a CDS encoding FAD-dependent oxidoreductase translates to MAIETVLREDVRFDRLSRGQNARFPATENDRASRIALCDSSEDVAEALERFVHAGLRPTVRAGGHCYEDFVDNNPQGAIIDVSLIAGTAPEPNGPKYRLGAGTTLGRAYPELYKRDLVTIPGGTCGPVGAGGHISGAGYGLLSRLHGVTPDWVTAVDVVTIDHAGKARIRRADKKNDADLLRACRGAGGGNFGIVTHFHFDTLPKAPTEVVKGSVSFGWEGMTEERFARILFLFSNYWETRGRDPETWGLFSIFNLSHRSSGRLTMSVTFSNPDGTVKDMKVLDEYLSIFEECKPVSELTVHPAMAEHHPEVPATGTNLCVATHTVQKMAWIDSQGGGGGRNGGPAMDSRHKYKSTYMKRSFSRDEAACFYKHLNRTIPGVDLSRNTVLADSFGGAVNKRQMLEETSSAQRSSILKLQFIATWNDAAQDAGQIGWMRDFYTELYSVSTAGAKYSGTPFWSDRYEGCYMNYPDVDMLRYEFWPQLYYGPGELYPFLQSVKRKYDPNNVFHHAMSIRG, encoded by the coding sequence ATGGCCATAGAGACTGTGTTGCGCGAGGATGTTCGTTTTGATCGTTTAAGCCGCGGGCAGAACGCTCGCTTTCCTGCAACGGAGAATGACCGAGCCAGTCGCATTGCCCTGTGTGACAGCAGTGAGGACGTGGCCGAGGCGCTGGAGCGCTTTGTGCACGCGGGTCTGCGGCCTACGGTGCGCGCGGGTGGCCACTGCTATGAAGATTTTGTCGATAACAATCCCCAGGGAGCCATCATTGATGTGAGCCTGATCGCGGGAACCGCCCCTGAGCCCAATGGGCCGAAATATCGACTCGGCGCGGGAACAACTCTGGGACGGGCGTATCCGGAGCTTTACAAGCGCGATCTGGTGACGATTCCCGGAGGGACGTGTGGGCCTGTGGGAGCGGGTGGGCATATCTCGGGTGCGGGCTACGGGTTGCTTTCGCGTCTGCATGGCGTGACACCGGACTGGGTGACGGCGGTGGATGTGGTGACGATCGATCACGCGGGAAAGGCGAGGATCCGCCGGGCGGACAAGAAGAACGATGCCGACTTGCTGCGGGCCTGTCGTGGAGCAGGAGGGGGAAACTTTGGCATCGTGACGCACTTTCACTTCGACACTTTACCGAAGGCGCCGACCGAGGTAGTGAAGGGCAGCGTCAGCTTTGGCTGGGAGGGGATGACGGAGGAGCGGTTTGCGCGGATTCTTTTTCTCTTCAGCAACTACTGGGAGACACGCGGGCGCGATCCGGAGACGTGGGGGCTGTTTTCGATCTTCAATCTGTCGCACCGGAGTTCGGGGCGGCTGACGATGTCGGTGACGTTTTCCAATCCCGATGGCACGGTGAAGGACATGAAGGTGCTCGACGAGTATCTTTCGATCTTCGAGGAATGCAAGCCGGTGAGCGAACTGACGGTGCATCCGGCAATGGCGGAGCATCATCCTGAGGTACCAGCAACGGGGACGAATCTTTGTGTAGCAACGCACACGGTGCAGAAGATGGCCTGGATCGATTCGCAGGGCGGCGGCGGGGGCCGCAATGGTGGCCCTGCGATGGATTCGCGGCATAAATACAAGTCGACTTATATGAAGAGGAGTTTTTCCCGGGACGAGGCGGCTTGTTTCTACAAGCATTTGAACCGCACGATTCCTGGAGTCGATCTTTCGCGGAATACCGTGTTGGCCGATTCGTTTGGCGGAGCGGTCAACAAGCGGCAGATGCTGGAAGAGACGTCATCGGCGCAGCGGAGTTCCATTCTGAAGTTGCAGTTTATTGCGACCTGGAATGACGCCGCGCAGGACGCAGGGCAGATCGGATGGATGAGGGATTTTTATACAGAACTTTATTCGGTGTCTACTGCTGGTGCAAAGTACAGCGGAACACCGTTCTGGAGCGACCGCTATGAGGGTTGTTATATGAACTATCCAGACGTCGATATGCTGCGGTACGAGTTCTGGCCGCAGCTTTATTACGGTCCGGGAGAGCTTTATCCGTTTCTGCAGAGTGTGAAGCGGAAGTACGACCCGAACAATGTGTTTCATCATGCGATGTCGATTCGCGGCTGA
- a CDS encoding trans-sulfuration enzyme family protein has product MSESDSSPENKLQPETLAIHSRRVYERESNSILFPIHQTATYVHESVGVLKAGYGYSRGGNPTVNALEQAISALEGTEQALCFRSGMAAITTMCMGLLKAGDHVILSEVIYGGTVRLFQQVLGNFGIGYSYVDTTDMDAVRAAIRPESKLMFVETPANPTMKLTDVAAMAEIAHANGMLLAVDNTFLTPLLQNVLNLGADLAMLSTTKYIDGHNATIGGSLASHDVAMMDRLRLVRKTIGTISSPMDAWLTLQGVKTLPTRLKMHVENAGIVAAWLEGNPRVVRVNYPGLKSFPQYALAQKQQKAAGGMLSFELDATTVQAIAFINALKLTTCAESLGSVESLITNPATASHCDLPKAERARLGISDGLIRLSVGLESPQDLIADFDRALTEVFQK; this is encoded by the coding sequence TTGTCCGAGTCTGATTCGTCCCCCGAAAACAAGCTACAACCTGAGACGCTGGCGATCCATAGCCGGCGCGTGTACGAGCGCGAGTCGAACTCGATTCTTTTCCCGATTCACCAGACGGCGACGTATGTGCATGAGTCGGTGGGTGTGTTGAAGGCGGGATATGGGTATTCGCGCGGTGGCAATCCAACGGTGAATGCGCTAGAGCAGGCGATCAGCGCTCTGGAAGGAACGGAGCAGGCGTTGTGTTTCCGCAGTGGCATGGCGGCGATTACGACGATGTGCATGGGATTGCTGAAGGCGGGCGACCACGTGATCCTCTCCGAGGTGATCTACGGCGGAACGGTGCGGCTGTTTCAGCAGGTGCTGGGGAACTTCGGTATCGGATACAGCTATGTGGACACGACGGATATGGACGCAGTGCGTGCCGCGATCCGACCCGAGAGCAAGCTGATGTTTGTGGAGACGCCAGCGAATCCGACGATGAAGCTGACGGATGTTGCGGCGATGGCGGAGATTGCGCATGCGAACGGCATGCTGTTGGCGGTGGACAATACGTTTCTGACTCCGCTGTTGCAGAACGTTTTGAACCTGGGTGCGGATCTGGCGATGCTGTCCACGACGAAGTACATCGATGGACACAATGCGACGATCGGCGGATCGCTGGCGTCGCACGATGTGGCGATGATGGACCGTCTGCGTCTGGTAAGGAAGACGATCGGGACGATTTCTTCCCCGATGGACGCCTGGCTAACGCTGCAGGGGGTGAAGACCCTGCCGACGCGGTTGAAGATGCATGTAGAGAACGCGGGCATTGTGGCGGCATGGCTGGAGGGGAATCCGCGCGTGGTGCGTGTGAACTATCCGGGGCTGAAGAGCTTTCCGCAGTATGCACTGGCGCAGAAGCAACAGAAGGCGGCGGGCGGCATGTTGTCGTTCGAGCTGGATGCGACGACGGTGCAGGCGATTGCGTTCATCAATGCGTTGAAGCTGACGACGTGCGCGGAGAGTCTGGGGAGCGTCGAGTCGCTGATTACGAATCCTGCGACGGCTTCGCACTGTGACCTGCCGAAGGCGGAGCGCGCGCGGTTGGGTATTTCGGATGGCTTGATCCGTTTGTCGGTGGGGCTGGAGAGTCCGCAAGACCTGATTGCGGATTTTGATCGCGCACTGACGGAAGTCTTTCAAAAATAA
- a CDS encoding ChbG/HpnK family deacetylase produces the protein MPPRLILNADDFGLTLGVNRAVAELHQAHALTSATLMACGPAFDDAVRIAHANPTLGVGCHIVLLDGTPTAPAHEVPTLLEAGTSQLRSSLVGFLLALYTGRISTVEIEREATAQIRKLQSFGIHPTHIDTHKHTHIFPRVTSAVLRAAAACGVKAIRNPIEPSWSARIARNAIRRRAEVAALRLFERAFLTQPLIASGEVKTTQGCLGVSATGSLDSETLAHLLEALPAGTWELVTHPGYLDEALLATRTILKSTREVELNALLAQIPQSPPTKITFAGV, from the coding sequence ATGCCTCCGCGCCTTATCCTTAATGCAGATGACTTTGGACTCACCCTCGGCGTTAACCGTGCCGTCGCGGAACTCCACCAGGCCCACGCCCTCACCTCCGCCACTCTGATGGCCTGCGGGCCCGCTTTTGACGACGCCGTCCGCATCGCCCATGCGAACCCTACCCTCGGCGTAGGCTGTCATATCGTCCTCCTGGACGGCACCCCAACAGCGCCCGCACACGAAGTCCCCACTCTCCTCGAAGCCGGCACCAGCCAGCTCCGCAGCTCGCTTGTAGGCTTTCTCCTCGCCCTCTACACCGGCCGCATCAGCACCGTGGAGATCGAACGCGAAGCCACCGCACAGATCCGTAAGCTCCAATCGTTCGGCATCCACCCTACCCACATCGACACTCACAAACACACGCACATCTTCCCACGCGTGACCTCAGCCGTCCTCCGCGCAGCCGCGGCCTGCGGCGTCAAAGCCATCCGCAACCCCATCGAACCCTCATGGAGCGCGCGCATCGCACGCAACGCCATCCGTCGCCGCGCGGAAGTCGCTGCCCTCCGCCTCTTCGAACGCGCCTTCCTCACCCAGCCCCTAATCGCCAGCGGCGAGGTCAAAACCACCCAGGGCTGCCTCGGCGTCTCCGCCACGGGCTCACTGGACTCCGAAACCCTTGCGCATCTCCTCGAAGCCCTTCCTGCCGGAACATGGGAGCTCGTCACCCACCCCGGCTACCTCGACGAAGCCCTCCTGGCCACCCGCACGATCCTGAAATCCACCCGCGAAGTAGAACTCAACGCCCTCCTTGCCCAGATCCCACAATCCCCACCCACGAAAATCACCTTCGCAGGAGTCTGA